The Phormidium sp. PBR-2020 DNA segment GTGGTTTCGGTGTCCCCGCAGGCTGTGGCGGCTTGGGAGGCCTATTTGCAGGACCAGTTATCGGGGTCTTGGCAACGACTGGGGACGGTGTCTGGTGCGTCGTTACAGGTGTCGTCTGAGGGGGAAGGGTTGCTGAGTCTATCCTTGTCTGAGATGCGGCAGATGTATGAGGGGGCGATTCGTCGTCGCTTGGGTTAGGGTAAAAGGTAAAAGAAGGCAAAAGGGAAGAACCCACCCCGCCCTCCGGGCGCCCCTCCCAAGAGGGGATAGACGTAGGGGCGTACCGCAAGTGGCGCGCCCTCTCTTTTCCGGCAATCGGCACGCCCTCGGCTTCACTTTCCTCCTTTTTTACTCAAGACCCAGCGATTTTTCTTGCGGGTAAATCCCAGTTTCTTTAACCATCGTGATATGGTTTTTTGGCTGATTTCGTCATCCCATAACTCTGCCATCTCGGCTTGAGTTTTATCAGCATTTTCTTGGACAAAGGTTCGGAACTTAGAGACATCTTTAACTTTATGACCATGACCGGGAGGTCGATACTCTCGGGGTTGAAAATCTCCTGTTTCCTCTCTCTGTTTCAACCATAGGTAAATGGTGTTACGGCTAATGCCAAAAATTTGACTCACTTCTGACTTCTTCATGCCATCGACTTCAATGGCTTTAATGACTTTTTTACGCAAGTCATAGCTGTAATTATTGGACATATCGCCACCCTCTTGGGAAGATATCGGGTTCATTCTATGGGGTCAGGTCTCATTATACCTGATGTCCTAGCTGGTAAGACTGGAATGATATTGGTATGATGGGAATCCGCGCCCTAATATGACGGACTGGGGCGGTGCTGACGAGTTTGCCCCGAGATGTTGCGGGTAGCACAAGTGAGTTTGAATTTGGTCGCCGTTTAACCGGGGACTGGGTAGATATCAGGTAAGCCGTGAATGAGAGAACAACTCGCAAAATCAATTGATCTCACCGTCGGGGTTGTGAGTCTTATTCTGGGAGGGGTCTATTTACTCTCTCCGCAATTTATGGGGTACCACGCTGAGGCGATTGGCAAGCCTTGGGATGCCCTAGATGCCAGTATCCAAATTCTTATTTTAGCCCTGATGAAGGTGGCGGGCGCCGGCTGGATGGCCACTGGCCTGGCGATGCTGTTTGGGATTTGGCTGGGTTTTCCTGGGGGCGATCGTCGATGGCGTTGGGGGATTCCCCTGATTGGACTAATGTTTTATGTGCCAACCAGTGCGGTCACCCTTTGGGTAACTCTCAGCACCCCTGGAACCGCGCCCTGGTATGGTAGTTTATTTGCGGTACTGTTGCTCGTTGTCGGGTTTTGCCTCAAACCAGCCAACCCGTTGCGCCGCTGACCCTCCTCAGCCCCCTCCAGGATTTCTGCATCCTCTACGGCAAGAGTTTTAATCAATCTACTGGACAGGAGTCTGGGCGATGGGTTTTCGAGGCCTTGAGTAGAACTGACCGGGGCCGGATGACCAGCAAAAACTCCCTGGCACGGCCTAGCATGAGGGGGCGGGGGCTTGAGGACTCCCGAAGACAGGGCTAGGAGGGGTCGTAATGGTCGGCGAAGTGGTCGCGCAGGAGGGCGTGGACGAAGCGATAGCCGCCGCCGACGCGCTGGAGAAAGCCGCGATCGGTGCAGTAGCGGAGAAATTTGCTATAGTTCCAAGGGGCGTAGCCGAATAACCATAGGGTGATGCGGAGAGCGCAATGCTTAATTGCACTCAGTAAGCCGCCGTTAGAAGCACCCAGAACAAAACCTATGCCAGTACCTAGGACAAGAATTTCAGACAGTTGCATTGGTTCATGAAAATAAT contains these protein-coding regions:
- a CDS encoding IS630 transposase-related protein, with product MSNNYSYDLRKKVIKAIEVDGMKKSEVSQIFGISRNTIYLWLKQREETGDFQPREYRPPGHGHKVKDVSKFRTFVQENADKTQAEMAELWDDEISQKTISRWLKKLGFTRKKNRWVLSKKGGK